A single genomic interval of Spirosoma linguale DSM 74 harbors:
- a CDS encoding signal transduction histidine kinase, nitrogen specific, NtrB (KEGG: dol:Dole_0426 signal transduction histidine kinase, nitrogen specific, NtrB~TIGRFAM: PAS sensor protein~PFAM: ATP-binding region ATPase domain protein; PAS fold domain protein; response regulator receiver; PAS fold- 4 domain protein; histidine kinase A domain protein~SMART: ATP-binding region ATPase domain protein; histidine kinase A domain protein; response regulator receiver; PAS domain containing protein), producing MTPVAALLDVTDEEEMIRVLLIEDDEDDYLLTKALVSARENATIKLDWVDSYDLALETIDAHKHDVYLVDYRLGHHTGIDLIQEAFRRGCRAPMILLTGQDDLTVDQSALELGAADYLVKGRIDAQLLGRSIRYALRQASVLAEVAQKENKYRSLFERSIDAIFVASNELRFQDANSSVERLLGYSRDELRILNPARLFSDLNQLRNLRFNVREHGQIKDFETTLIHRTGRKRICLISVWAVEDLIGRPEWYQGIVRDITDEKKAQQDLILAEKLTMTGKIARSIAHEVRNPLTNLSLALEQLKDELDTDNEYVTMFTDIIGRNVDRIGQLITEMLNSSKPRDLDRKKQDFNQVVRETLQLVSDRIKLKRMRLETSFLEDDCQALIDRDQVKTALLNILVNAVEAMQEGKGILCVKTNCTEDKRVYVEVTDNGGGISETDRQRLFDPFFTGKSGGMGLGLTATQNIINSHKGSIEVESQVGLGTTFRLYFPK from the coding sequence ATGACTCCCGTTGCGGCTTTACTCGATGTTACTGATGAAGAAGAAATGATTCGTGTGCTTCTGATTGAAGACGACGAAGATGATTACCTGCTGACAAAAGCGCTGGTGTCGGCCAGGGAAAATGCAACAATTAAGCTGGATTGGGTAGATAGCTATGACCTCGCCTTAGAGACTATAGACGCCCATAAGCACGATGTATATCTAGTCGATTACCGGTTAGGACACCATACCGGAATCGACCTTATCCAGGAAGCTTTTCGACGGGGATGCCGAGCCCCAATGATTCTGCTTACTGGTCAGGATGATCTCACCGTAGATCAGTCTGCGCTGGAACTGGGCGCTGCCGATTATCTGGTTAAGGGCCGAATCGATGCCCAGTTGCTCGGACGCAGTATTCGTTATGCTCTTCGCCAGGCGAGTGTACTGGCTGAAGTAGCTCAGAAAGAGAATAAATACCGTTCTCTGTTCGAACGTTCGATCGATGCCATCTTTGTTGCCAGTAATGAGCTTCGTTTTCAGGATGCCAACTCGTCCGTCGAACGCTTGCTGGGCTACAGTCGTGACGAGCTGCGTATTCTTAACCCGGCACGCCTTTTTTCGGACCTGAATCAACTGCGCAACCTTCGGTTCAATGTTCGGGAACACGGACAGATCAAAGACTTTGAAACGACGCTTATTCATCGAACCGGACGCAAAAGAATCTGTCTTATTTCTGTGTGGGCAGTTGAAGACCTTATAGGCCGACCAGAATGGTACCAGGGTATTGTACGCGATATTACCGATGAGAAAAAGGCACAGCAGGACCTTATTCTGGCCGAAAAGCTAACGATGACCGGTAAAATTGCCCGCAGTATCGCGCACGAGGTTCGTAATCCACTCACCAATCTTAGTCTGGCACTGGAACAGTTAAAGGATGAACTGGATACCGACAATGAATATGTCACTATGTTTACCGATATTATTGGTCGGAACGTAGACCGTATCGGGCAACTCATTACAGAGATGCTTAACTCGTCGAAGCCGCGGGATCTCGACCGTAAAAAACAGGACTTCAACCAGGTTGTCAGAGAAACGCTCCAACTTGTCAGCGACCGCATTAAGCTTAAGCGTATGAGGCTCGAAACAAGCTTTCTGGAGGATGATTGTCAGGCACTCATCGACCGGGATCAAGTGAAAACAGCTTTGCTCAACATACTGGTCAACGCGGTTGAAGCCATGCAGGAAGGGAAGGGTATATTATGTGTAAAGACAAATTGTACGGAAGACAAACGAGTGTATGTTGAAGTGACCGACAATGGCGGGGGAATCAGCGAAACAGACCGGCAGCGTTTGTTTGACCCATTTTTTACCGGAAAATCAGGCGGAATGGGGTTGGGCCTGACGGCTACACAGAACATTATAAATAGCCATAAAGGGTCTATTGAGGTAGAAAGTCAGGTTGGATTAGGAACAACTTTTAGACTTTACTTTCCAAAATAG
- a CDS encoding hypothetical protein (KEGG: reu:Reut_A1152 hypothetical protein): protein MRYWLYNLHPIIMWTVNHFPAAMRSLNPSTRAKAIEVANRLLEQGQLDGQRVVAISIEEARRWARLEASHAEWSTPTIRTFA, encoded by the coding sequence ATGCGCTATTGGTTGTATAACCTTCATCCAATTATTATGTGGACTGTCAATCACTTTCCGGCGGCTATGCGGTCGCTTAATCCGAGTACTCGGGCTAAAGCCATTGAGGTTGCCAACCGGCTTCTGGAACAGGGGCAGCTGGATGGCCAGCGTGTAGTAGCCATAAGCATTGAAGAGGCTCGTCGTTGGGCGCGCCTGGAGGCATCTCATGCAGAGTGGTCTACACCAACAATACGAACATTTGCCTAA
- a CDS encoding hypothetical protein (KEGG: azo:azo1773 hypothetical protein), with protein sequence MIWKKTIYDSLTGCATLCNEFATECSNCDNIEDCYRSIFLNLDCADMCRNLAILYVRGSENARLLAQACIEVCEKCAQEVVQFNSERAQQVYAMCKQTICSCVSIIEMGSQTEIDAKNPTVTPTSLFYGIDLRETLYN encoded by the coding sequence ATGATTTGGAAGAAAACCATTTACGATTCACTAACCGGATGCGCTACACTCTGTAATGAATTTGCTACTGAATGTTCGAACTGCGACAATATTGAGGATTGCTACCGGAGTATTTTTTTGAATCTGGATTGTGCTGACATGTGCCGGAACCTGGCTATACTATATGTACGTGGCTCGGAAAATGCACGTCTGCTGGCGCAAGCTTGTATCGAGGTGTGTGAAAAGTGCGCCCAGGAAGTAGTACAGTTCAACTCTGAGCGTGCTCAGCAAGTATATGCTATGTGCAAGCAAACGATCTGTAGCTGTGTCAGCATCATTGAGATGGGTTCGCAGACTGAAATCGACGCCAAAAACCCAACTGTTACGCCCACGTCCCTGTTTTACGGAATTGATCTTCGTGAGACGCTTTATAACTAA
- a CDS encoding pyridoxamine 5'-phosphate oxidase-related FMN- binding protein (PFAM: pyridoxamine 5'-phosphate oxidase-related FMN- binding~KEGG: nmu:Nmul_A2175 pyridoxamine 5'-phosphate oxidase-related, FMN-binding) has protein sequence METKPQTNKKLEKVADLIGDIRIAMMTTVDEQDNLVSRPMAALQVDEDGTIWFFTQRTSPKVDQIDNNNNRVNLSFADVGDASYVSISGTAEELDDRAKVDELWNPQAKAWFPKGKDDPELILLKVNTHMAEYWSASSSTMVRLVQQATAAVTGNPPKMGENEKVYN, from the coding sequence ATGGAAACAAAACCGCAAACAAATAAAAAGCTTGAGAAAGTCGCTGATCTGATTGGCGACATTCGTATTGCAATGATGACAACTGTCGATGAGCAGGATAACCTGGTGAGTCGCCCAATGGCTGCCCTTCAGGTAGACGAGGACGGAACCATTTGGTTTTTCACGCAACGCACATCACCGAAAGTGGATCAAATCGATAACAACAACAATCGGGTGAACCTGTCTTTTGCTGATGTTGGAGATGCCAGCTATGTATCTATATCAGGCACTGCGGAAGAGTTGGACGACCGGGCCAAAGTAGATGAACTTTGGAATCCGCAGGCCAAGGCCTGGTTTCCGAAGGGAAAAGACGATCCTGAGTTGATCCTTCTAAAAGTAAATACCCATATGGCCGAATACTGGAGTGCCAGTTCGAGTACGATGGTCCGGCTGGTACAGCAGGCTACCGCTGCGGTAACCGGTAACCCACCCAAGATGGGCGAAAACGAAAAAGTATATAACTAG
- a CDS encoding hypothetical protein (KEGG: bid:Bind_0502 hypothetical protein) gives MIVTQTDEGWEIINQQAHGLLAVQLALQWQVDKRPVHWVETLIALTEHDDGQDAWEGRNHLTTAGAPLHFKILEYSVEQCRKMIQIGLQKSRWNALLMSMHTTFLYESKRGADKALDEYLDQQVSNQTKWRTESNATKEEAAYAYAFLQWCDALSLILCLGQVPPEGRRLEVSLGPDGAPYFIHQRTDGALVMEPWPFKSPSFDVHVESFQLNQLVFKNDKQLYNALQDAPVCVKEWTFCENK, from the coding sequence ATGATTGTTACGCAAACGGACGAAGGTTGGGAAATTATTAACCAGCAGGCGCATGGCTTACTGGCCGTTCAGCTTGCCTTGCAATGGCAGGTTGACAAGAGACCCGTTCACTGGGTTGAAACTCTGATTGCCTTGACGGAGCACGACGACGGGCAGGATGCGTGGGAGGGCCGTAACCACCTGACAACGGCTGGAGCCCCTTTACATTTTAAAATTCTGGAGTACTCAGTGGAGCAGTGCCGGAAAATGATTCAAATCGGTTTACAAAAAAGCCGGTGGAACGCCCTGCTCATGTCGATGCACACCACATTTCTCTACGAATCGAAGCGGGGAGCCGATAAGGCACTGGATGAGTACCTGGATCAGCAGGTTAGCAACCAGACAAAGTGGCGTACTGAGTCGAACGCAACAAAGGAAGAAGCCGCCTATGCGTATGCATTTCTTCAATGGTGTGATGCCCTGTCTCTTATATTGTGCCTGGGTCAGGTTCCGCCGGAAGGACGTCGTCTGGAAGTTAGTCTTGGGCCGGACGGGGCGCCTTATTTTATTCATCAACGGACCGATGGCGCTTTAGTAATGGAACCATGGCCGTTTAAGTCGCCTTCATTCGACGTTCATGTGGAATCCTTTCAACTGAATCAGCTTGTGTTTAAAAATGACAAGCAGCTATACAATGCTCTTCAGGACGCACCAGTATGTGTTAAAGAGTGGACGTTTTGTGAGAATAAATAA
- a CDS encoding glycogen debranching enzyme GlgX (KEGG: mxa:MXAN_1534 glycogen debranching enzyme GlgX~TIGRFAM: glycogen debranching enzyme GlgX~PFAM: glycoside hydrolase family 13 domain protein; alpha amylase catalytic region~SMART: alpha amylase catalytic sub domain): protein MSKHSKSNFSFESIHSKPGKPYPLGATYDGEGVNFTLFSENATAVHLCLYDPADPSHEVARIPLEERTELVWHIYLDGLQPGQLYGYRVDGPYEPQSGHFFNPNKLLLDPYAKAINTPVNHNDAWLGYDYKKMASEREANEPLSMSTEDSGPTMPKSVVIDSAFDWEDDTAPDTPLHRSVIYEMHVKGFSYLHPTIDETTKGTYAGLGQPESIDYLQKLGITAVELLPVHQFTDESYWGYNSIGFFAPQNTYSSSGMAGQQVNEFKQMVKNLHKAGIEVILDVVYNHTAEGNQLGPLLSFKGIDNRVYYHQVGDNPAYYMDYTGTGNTFNLSHPRVLQLVMDSLRYWVTDMHVDGFRFDLASALIRTDEEFGTVSSFLDTVAQDPILASVKLIAEPWDIQSYHVGGFPVSWSEWNGKYRDTLRGFWKGDEGKAAETAVRLLGSPDLYANDGRSPANSINLITAHDGFTLNDLVSYNEKHNEANGEDNNDGSNDNLSWNCGVEGPTDDPAINELRERQKRNFLATMLLSQGTPMLVMGDECGRTQHGNNNGYNQDSEISWMDWHWNEAQQALFEFTSQLTALRQEIPLLSRRRFFDSEQIAYLLPDGGEMSNDDLHNPHTHCLALFIDGMRVTEQTEDGQDIGDEQLIWILNAYWETVPFMIPKIGRKSKDWEVIMDTNSGKVFPKEMTVKGGHSIDVAGRSSMLLRLK, encoded by the coding sequence ATGAGTAAACATTCCAAATCGAATTTCTCTTTCGAATCCATACATTCCAAACCGGGTAAGCCCTACCCTTTAGGTGCCACCTATGACGGAGAAGGTGTAAACTTCACTCTGTTCAGCGAAAACGCGACCGCTGTTCATTTATGTCTTTACGATCCGGCCGATCCTAGCCACGAAGTCGCACGGATTCCGCTGGAAGAGCGTACAGAACTGGTCTGGCACATATATCTCGATGGTTTACAGCCCGGTCAGCTTTATGGCTACCGTGTTGACGGCCCTTATGAACCACAGTCAGGCCACTTCTTCAATCCAAATAAGCTGCTTCTCGATCCGTATGCCAAAGCCATAAATACCCCTGTAAACCATAACGATGCCTGGCTGGGCTACGACTATAAAAAGATGGCTTCTGAGCGGGAAGCCAACGAGCCTTTGTCCATGAGTACCGAAGACAGCGGCCCCACAATGCCGAAAAGCGTTGTGATAGATTCGGCGTTTGATTGGGAAGATGATACCGCGCCCGACACACCCCTGCACCGTTCGGTCATTTATGAGATGCACGTTAAAGGATTTTCGTATCTGCATCCAACCATCGACGAAACTACCAAGGGGACATATGCTGGCCTGGGCCAGCCCGAAAGTATCGACTATTTACAGAAACTGGGCATCACCGCCGTTGAGTTACTGCCTGTACATCAGTTTACGGACGAGAGCTATTGGGGTTACAACAGCATCGGCTTTTTTGCTCCCCAGAATACCTACTCATCGTCCGGAATGGCGGGGCAGCAGGTTAATGAGTTTAAGCAGATGGTTAAGAACCTGCACAAAGCAGGAATAGAGGTTATTCTTGATGTAGTTTATAACCATACTGCTGAAGGTAACCAGTTAGGGCCACTGCTTTCGTTTAAAGGAATTGATAACCGTGTGTATTACCATCAGGTTGGCGACAATCCGGCTTATTACATGGATTATACGGGTACGGGCAACACCTTCAACCTGAGCCATCCTCGTGTGCTGCAACTGGTTATGGATAGCCTGCGTTACTGGGTTACCGATATGCACGTCGATGGCTTCCGCTTTGATCTGGCTTCTGCTTTGATTCGCACCGACGAGGAGTTTGGTACGGTTTCGTCTTTCCTCGACACGGTGGCCCAGGACCCGATTCTGGCCTCCGTCAAGCTTATTGCCGAGCCCTGGGATATTCAGTCTTATCACGTTGGCGGTTTCCCGGTCAGCTGGTCGGAGTGGAATGGCAAGTACCGGGATACCCTCCGGGGCTTCTGGAAGGGAGATGAGGGCAAAGCTGCCGAAACGGCCGTTCGCTTACTGGGCAGTCCTGATTTATACGCCAATGACGGTCGCTCTCCGGCAAATAGTATCAACCTCATCACGGCCCATGACGGCTTTACCCTGAACGATCTTGTTAGTTATAATGAAAAGCATAACGAAGCCAACGGAGAAGACAATAATGATGGTTCGAACGACAACCTAAGCTGGAACTGTGGTGTCGAAGGCCCTACGGATGACCCGGCCATTAATGAACTGCGCGAGCGTCAGAAACGCAATTTTCTGGCAACCATGCTGCTCAGCCAGGGTACGCCAATGCTGGTAATGGGCGACGAATGCGGCCGTACACAGCACGGCAATAATAACGGATACAATCAGGACAGTGAAATCAGCTGGATGGACTGGCATTGGAACGAAGCTCAACAGGCCTTGTTTGAATTCACAAGCCAGTTAACCGCTTTGCGCCAAGAGATCCCGTTGCTGAGCCGACGCCGGTTTTTCGACAGCGAACAGATAGCTTATTTACTACCCGATGGCGGAGAGATGTCCAATGATGATCTGCATAACCCACACACGCACTGTCTGGCACTTTTCATTGACGGGATGCGCGTAACGGAGCAGACCGAAGATGGTCAGGATATCGGAGATGAACAGTTGATCTGGATTTTAAACGCTTATTGGGAAACCGTACCGTTCATGATTCCCAAGATTGGCCGAAAAAGCAAAGATTGGGAGGTTATTATGGATACCAACTCAGGTAAGGTATTTCCGAAAGAGATGACCGTTAAAGGTGGTCATTCAATAGATGTAGCCGGTCGTTCGTCGATGTTGTTACGACTCAAATAA
- a CDS encoding Protein of unknown function DUF2383 (PFAM: Protein of unknown function DUF2383~KEGG: dac:Daci_5865 hypothetical protein), with amino-acid sequence MNVKETRGEILDQLNRLLTISHDAEKGYKEAAENAKNNDLKSLFLEQSRQRGEFALTLDREIRALGGEPDNGTSIAADLHRAWINIKSTFASDDDKATVQECHRGDQEALETYNTVLQETDLVASTRELLLHQKQSIDSANATMARLALVV; translated from the coding sequence ATGAATGTAAAGGAAACAAGAGGAGAAATCCTGGATCAGCTAAACCGCCTTTTGACAATCAGCCACGACGCTGAAAAAGGATATAAAGAAGCCGCAGAAAACGCAAAAAACAACGACCTTAAAAGTCTGTTTCTGGAACAGTCACGTCAGCGGGGTGAGTTTGCCCTTACGCTGGATCGGGAAATCCGGGCACTGGGTGGTGAGCCGGACAACGGCACCAGCATTGCCGCTGACCTGCACCGTGCCTGGATAAATATAAAATCGACATTTGCCTCCGACGACGACAAAGCGACCGTTCAGGAGTGCCACCGGGGCGATCAGGAAGCCCTTGAAACATATAATACGGTGTTGCAGGAAACCGATCTGGTTGCTAGTACCCGTGAGTTATTGCTCCATCAGAAACAGAGCATCGATTCGGCCAATGCAACGATGGCTCGTTTGGCCTTGGTAGTGTAG
- a CDS encoding conserved hypothetical protein (KEGG: mrd:Mrad2831_1532 hypothetical protein): protein MTTVKKGDEVTWKYGKGVAEGTVAEVHTEDVEKKVQGATVKRKGSKEEPALILKQGDKKIVKSASEVSKKKK from the coding sequence ATGACAACGGTTAAGAAAGGAGACGAAGTAACCTGGAAATACGGAAAAGGGGTAGCCGAAGGCACAGTTGCTGAAGTACATACCGAAGACGTAGAAAAAAAGGTACAGGGGGCTACGGTAAAGCGTAAAGGCTCTAAAGAGGAACCCGCCCTTATCCTGAAACAAGGCGACAAAAAGATTGTGAAGTCGGCTAGCGAAGTTTCCAAGAAAAAGAAGTAG
- a CDS encoding OmpA/MotB domain protein (PFAM: OmpA/MotB domain protein; 17 kDa surface antigen~KEGG: sat:SYN_02561 outer membrane OmpA family protein), whose protein sequence is MNNQLKSAGKKSLAVLMAAGILSGNVLTSCKSSKRLNQTQQGGVIGASSGAVIGGIIGNKTGNTALGAILGATVGGAAGAVIGRRMDKQAEEIKRQMPNAQVERVGEGIKVSLGSDILFDVDSYALKPETKQQLIEFAKSLNKYEDTDVRIEGHADATGSDSHNLELSKQRAKAVGSFLESQGVKTSRVDEIGYGEAQPVADNSTEAGRRKNRRVDVAVFANKQLQRDAKDGKIGE, encoded by the coding sequence ATGAATAATCAGTTGAAATCAGCCGGAAAAAAATCCCTTGCAGTGCTTATGGCGGCAGGTATTTTATCGGGTAATGTTTTAACAAGTTGCAAGTCTTCAAAAAGATTGAATCAAACCCAGCAGGGTGGTGTAATTGGTGCCAGTAGTGGCGCTGTTATTGGCGGTATAATAGGCAACAAAACAGGTAACACGGCTTTGGGTGCTATTCTGGGTGCTACCGTTGGTGGTGCTGCCGGCGCCGTTATTGGTCGGCGGATGGACAAACAGGCGGAAGAAATAAAACGTCAGATGCCCAATGCCCAGGTAGAACGGGTTGGCGAAGGGATAAAGGTTTCGCTCGGATCAGATATTCTATTCGATGTCGATTCATATGCGTTGAAGCCGGAAACGAAGCAACAGCTAATCGAATTCGCAAAATCGCTTAATAAATATGAGGATACGGACGTCCGAATTGAAGGTCATGCTGACGCAACGGGATCGGATTCTCACAATTTAGAACTTTCGAAACAAAGAGCTAAGGCCGTTGGTAGTTTCCTTGAATCGCAGGGCGTGAAGACGTCCAGAGTTGATGAGATTGGCTATGGAGAAGCTCAGCCCGTGGCTGATAATAGTACCGAAGCAGGACGTCGTAAAAACCGTCGGGTCGACGTAGCTGTTTTTGCAAACAAGCAATTACAGCGCGACGCCAAAGATGGCAAGATTGGCGAATAA
- a CDS encoding hypothetical protein (KEGG: sun:SUN_2248 hypothetical protein) — MLIKSTLILFLVGAVLLVMPTSCNQSSGSESVAPAPARTLVSSTLIGEYTPEQLRSRFSGATALFQFFIRYGVKAYRLEYTTTNTDGKSIKASGALIVPNVASAVPLLSMQHGTITSDNDAPSYFRSSSEAYTFGSVFASQGYIIAAPDYIGYGASKDLPHTYEQRNGLATASLDMLRATRDFLSDQKVNWDKRLFIAGYSEGGYATMSLQKKLEEETGSEFNLVASSCGAGAYDKPAFMKQIINEKTSGIDYVNRLYLWVLQTYDRIYGLNRPATTYFKEPYASLIAAQGQSANISVSLNQTFADSFKQGVNDGTDKAFLAAVQDNDVHDWKPRTPTRLYHGDADETVSFLNSQNAYDAMQKRGATNVQLIRISGATHATGILTFITGTYEFFGGIQ, encoded by the coding sequence ATGTTAATAAAATCAACGCTTATTCTTTTCCTGGTCGGGGCTGTGTTGCTGGTCATGCCAACCAGTTGCAATCAATCAAGCGGCAGTGAGTCCGTTGCGCCAGCGCCCGCCCGAACGCTGGTTAGTAGTACGCTCATAGGCGAGTACACGCCCGAACAGTTACGAAGTCGTTTCAGTGGAGCTACTGCCTTATTTCAATTTTTTATCCGATATGGGGTAAAAGCATATCGGTTGGAGTATACTACAACCAATACAGACGGGAAGTCGATCAAAGCATCGGGTGCGTTAATTGTTCCCAACGTAGCAAGTGCTGTTCCATTGTTAAGTATGCAGCATGGGACCATTACCAGCGATAATGACGCCCCGTCTTACTTTCGCTCGTCCAGCGAAGCCTATACCTTCGGGTCGGTATTTGCATCGCAGGGGTACATCATTGCTGCTCCCGATTATATCGGTTATGGGGCTTCTAAAGATCTGCCTCATACGTACGAACAGCGCAATGGTCTGGCTACAGCCTCACTCGATATGCTGCGGGCTACCCGAGATTTCCTGAGCGATCAGAAGGTTAACTGGGACAAACGATTGTTCATTGCGGGTTATTCGGAAGGGGGCTACGCAACTATGTCTTTACAGAAGAAGCTGGAAGAAGAAACCGGCTCGGAGTTTAATCTGGTCGCGTCGAGTTGCGGAGCGGGTGCTTATGACAAACCCGCTTTCATGAAGCAGATCATCAACGAAAAAACGTCTGGAATCGACTATGTAAATCGTTTGTACCTCTGGGTATTGCAGACGTATGATCGTATTTATGGACTCAATAGGCCTGCAACGACCTATTTTAAAGAGCCTTATGCTTCGCTGATAGCCGCTCAGGGACAATCGGCCAATATCTCTGTTAGTCTCAACCAAACGTTCGCGGATAGTTTTAAACAGGGCGTTAACGATGGAACCGACAAGGCGTTTCTGGCGGCCGTGCAGGATAATGATGTTCATGACTGGAAACCGCGTACCCCAACCCGGCTTTATCACGGTGATGCCGATGAAACGGTATCTTTTCTGAATTCACAAAATGCCTACGATGCCATGCAGAAACGGGGCGCCACCAACGTACAGCTCATTCGCATTAGTGGCGCTACCCACGCCACCGGAATTCTGACGTTTATTACCGGGACATACGAGTTTTTTGGGGGGATACAGTAA
- a CDS encoding conserved hypothetical protein (KEGG: csa:Csal_2941 hypothetical protein) has protein sequence MNVRFTALFLTTLLLSYGCKTAKTLSTTTPFTATITDEGFINCFTAGTTLNNQPVWCEASAVLYDGKNLFLANDKDMPAGQSPVFTKPLATLGDSTKTPVYLTQPTFSAARKYEDFARTPDGKFILLTTAFDRVKEGSHDWDGYNTILYWRSGDEQHPYVLAPDNTSTTSMSYRQQIAKLLADAAFPGGMPYFKIEGLAATDKQLLFGIREEGKSYENFSYKAKVISVTYRIEKHNNVDRIRLANDWRIINNFDITAAHPELPKPLALSSLEYDPYHNQFWMLTSMEANGKLDAYLWTISASDLYANRPFTLVRDTKGQPLHTPGHKAEDLTPLDASRLLLIHDDDRAHTTVGTQTRQPNQAAYTIITVSPQKTRMSR, from the coding sequence ATGAATGTTCGATTTACTGCCCTTTTCTTAACAACGCTTTTGCTTAGCTACGGCTGTAAAACAGCGAAAACCCTATCAACAACCACGCCTTTTACGGCCACTATTACGGACGAAGGATTTATCAATTGCTTTACCGCCGGAACAACCCTCAACAATCAACCCGTTTGGTGTGAAGCCTCGGCCGTACTCTATGATGGCAAAAACCTGTTCCTGGCCAATGATAAAGACATGCCCGCCGGACAAAGTCCGGTCTTCACCAAACCGTTGGCTACGCTGGGCGACTCCACAAAGACACCGGTTTATTTAACCCAGCCCACGTTTTCCGCAGCCCGCAAATACGAAGATTTCGCCCGCACACCCGATGGAAAATTTATTTTGTTAACGACCGCTTTCGACCGGGTAAAAGAAGGCAGTCACGACTGGGACGGGTATAACACGATTCTCTACTGGCGTTCCGGCGATGAGCAACACCCGTATGTCCTCGCTCCGGACAATACCAGCACAACCTCTATGTCATACCGGCAGCAGATCGCAAAACTGCTGGCCGATGCTGCATTTCCGGGAGGCATGCCTTACTTCAAGATCGAGGGGCTGGCCGCTACTGACAAGCAGCTCCTCTTCGGCATCCGGGAAGAGGGTAAATCATACGAAAACTTCTCGTACAAGGCCAAAGTCATCAGCGTTACATACCGCATCGAGAAACATAATAACGTAGACCGAATTCGGCTGGCAAACGACTGGCGGATTATCAATAACTTCGACATAACGGCTGCCCATCCCGAACTGCCCAAACCACTTGCTCTCTCGAGCCTGGAATACGATCCTTATCATAACCAGTTCTGGATGCTGACATCCATGGAGGCAAACGGGAAGCTGGATGCCTATTTATGGACGATATCAGCCTCCGATCTGTACGCAAACAGACCGTTTACGTTGGTTCGGGATACGAAAGGGCAACCCCTGCACACGCCCGGTCATAAAGCAGAAGACCTGACGCCCCTTGACGCCAGCCGGTTGCTTCTCATTCATGATGATGACCGAGCGCACACAACAGTTGGTACGCAAACCAGGCAGCCCAATCAGGCGGCCTATACCATTATTACTGTATCCCCCCAAAAAACTCGTATGTCCCGGTAA